The Natrinema amylolyticum genome includes the window GCTCGAACGGTTCCGGATGCACGCGTCATGTTCCCGGGTTGTGACGATCATCTGCTGGAGCATCGAACCGATCACCTCACTTACCGGCTGCTTTTGCCACAACTAGATCGGAACGGAGCTGCGCCCCGCTCGATGCTATAACGCGAATATCGGCTCGGGAACGGAGACGACCCGGTCTCACACTGACTGCCGAACGACGACGGTCGATACCCTGTGACCCGTCTCACTCTGCGCTCACTGTCGCCCGTTGCACCTCTAAATGCGCTGCGACGAAGCGGACATCGCGCACCGACTCGACTGAGACGAGGACTCATACCCTCTAGAGCCGAGGTCCGTCGGTCTCGTTCCGGACCGGGCTGACAACTGTCCGGTAGCTCCGGCTCGAGTAATGACTCGTATCTGCTCGACCAGTCAGCTAGTACCAGCCGATCCTGTATTCGCCTTGATGGCTACTATCGTTTCTGTGCCGTCTCTTTCGACGCGATCTGTACAGCACCCGGACGTATCAAATAACGTTCCCGTCAGAGATAGCGGCATAATCCACCCATAAGACAGAGCACGGGTATCGTTTGCAGCCGAAGCGATACTTATGCCTACGGGGTTCGAATGGCCGCCAATGACTGATACAGCCGAATGCAAACCAGAGCCGGTTGAGCAGGATGCGGAGGAGCGCGACGACGCCCATCTCGACGATATCGAAGAAGGCGCCGGCTGTACGGAGATCTGGGAGCACCTCGCCGAACAGCGAGAGGAGTGAGGCGAGAATTTCGCCCCGGCAACGATCTTTTTGACGCCGAAACCCGTACTGAGGTGCATGTCCGATAACCGTCCCGGTGATCGTTCGCACCGCCGCGGCGAGAACGGCCGCTCGATTCCGACGGACCGCGAATCACCCGTCGGTGCACCAGTTATCCGGGGCGACGAATCAGTCGCCGGGACCCGTGCTCGCGAGGCCGTCCAGTTCGATCCCGACGATCCCGAGAGTCTCGCGGACGCTGCCGAAACCGTCCGCCAGTTCGCCGCCGGCAATACCAACGACGATCACCTCTACATGCTCCGCGGTGCAGCCGCCTGCGCCGCCCTCGTCCGCGGCGAGGGTTCCTACAAGGCCGCCGCCGAACGCGCCGGCGGCGACGCCACTGTCTCGTTCATTCGCAAGTGGGCCCGCGTCCACGACCTCCCGCGATCGGTCCGAAAGCAGGTCGCACTCGGACAGATCGCTCCGACCGCTGCCAAGCATATCGCCCGTGTCGGCGGCGAAGCACGACTCCTCCTCGCGTGGGCCACCCTCGACGGAAACCTCACCGTCCGCGACGTCCGCAGCGTCGCCAGCGCCATCAACGACGGCACCTCTATCGACCAGGCTCTCGCCGAACACGATGTCACCCTCGGTCGACTCGAGCTCACTCTCTCACCGACTACCTACCGCGATCTCCGACGACGCGCCTCGATCGAGGGCGTCGATCCCGGTGAGATAGTTACCGATGCTCTCGAACAGTACTTCGAATGAGCTTCGAGCGCCCCAGCCGGCGATGCAGAAAGAAACGTTTAACCGCCGCTCACCGAAAAGGGAAGACACGGGGCCGGTAGCTCAGTCTGGCAGAGCGTCTGGCTTTTAACCAGACGGTCGCGTGTTCAAATCGCGCCCGGCCCG containing:
- a CDS encoding DUF7119 family protein → MSDNRPGDRSHRRGENGRSIPTDRESPVGAPVIRGDESVAGTRAREAVQFDPDDPESLADAAETVRQFAAGNTNDDHLYMLRGAAACAALVRGEGSYKAAAERAGGDATVSFIRKWARVHDLPRSVRKQVALGQIAPTAAKHIARVGGEARLLLAWATLDGNLTVRDVRSVASAINDGTSIDQALAEHDVTLGRLELTLSPTTYRDLRRRASIEGVDPGEIVTDALEQYFE